From Mycolicibacterium nivoides, a single genomic window includes:
- the uvrA gene encoding excinuclease ABC subunit UvrA — MADRLIVKGAREHNLRGVDLDLPRDALIVFTGLSGSGKSSLAFDTIFAEGQRRYVESLSAYARQFLGQMDKPDVDFIEGLSPAVSIDQKSTNRNPRSTVGTITEVYDYLRLLYARAGTPHCPVCGERIARQTPQQIVDQVLAMDEGLRFQVLAPVVRTRKGEFVDLFEKLNSQGYSRVRVDGVVHSLTDPPKLKKQEKHDIEVVVDRLTVKASSKQRLTDSVETALNLADGIVVLEFVDREDDHPHREQRFSEKLACPNGHPLAVDDLEPRSFSFNSPYGACPECTGLGIRKEVDPELVVPDPDLTLAGGAIAPWAVGQSAEYFTRMLSGLGDQLGFDIDTPWRKLPAKARKAILEGSDHQVHVRYKNRYGRTRSYYADFEGVMAFLQRRMEQTDSEQMKERYEGFMRDIPCPECNGTRLKPEILAVTMSAGDHGAKSIAEVAELSIADCADFLNDLTLGTREQAIAGQVLKEIQSRLGFLLDVGLDYLSLSRAAATLSGGEAQRIRLATQIGSGLVGVLYVLDEPSIGLHQRDNRRLIDTLVRLRDLGNTLIVVEHDLDTIAHADWVVDIGPAAGEHGGQIVHSGTYQDLLTNPESITGAYLSGKESIEVPAIRRPTDKRRQVTVVGARENNLKEIDVAFPLGVLTSVTGVSGSGKSTLVNDILASVMANKLNGARQVPGRHTRVNGLDQLDKLVRVDQSPIGRTPRSNPATYTGVFDKIRSLFAATTEAKVRGYQPGRFSFNVKGGRCEACSGDGTIKIEMNFLPDVYVPCEVCQGARYNRETLEVHYKGKTIAEVLDLSIEEAAEFFEPISSIHRYLKTLVDVGLGYVRLGQPAPTLSGGEAQRVKLAAELQKRSTGRTVYILDEPTTGLHFEDIRKLLKVINGLVDKGNTVIVIEHNLDVIKTSDWIVDMGPEGGAGGGTVVAQGTPEDVAANPDSYTGQFLAELVEVPAPKPKRRKVSA, encoded by the coding sequence GTGGCTGACCGCCTGATCGTGAAGGGTGCCCGCGAGCACAATCTGCGAGGTGTCGACCTCGATCTGCCGCGTGATGCGCTGATCGTGTTCACCGGCCTGTCCGGGTCCGGCAAATCCTCGTTGGCCTTCGACACCATCTTCGCCGAGGGCCAGCGCCGCTATGTCGAGTCGCTGTCGGCCTACGCCCGGCAGTTCCTCGGACAGATGGACAAACCCGATGTGGACTTCATCGAGGGCCTGTCGCCTGCGGTGTCGATCGATCAGAAGTCGACCAACCGCAACCCCCGCTCGACCGTGGGCACCATCACCGAGGTCTACGACTACCTGCGTCTGCTGTACGCCCGCGCGGGCACGCCGCACTGCCCGGTCTGTGGTGAACGGATCGCCCGCCAGACCCCGCAGCAGATCGTGGACCAGGTCCTGGCCATGGACGAGGGCCTGCGCTTCCAGGTGCTGGCCCCGGTGGTCCGCACCCGCAAGGGCGAGTTCGTCGACCTGTTCGAGAAGCTCAACAGCCAGGGCTACAGCCGGGTGCGGGTGGACGGCGTGGTGCATTCGCTCACCGATCCGCCCAAGCTCAAGAAGCAGGAAAAGCACGACATCGAGGTGGTCGTCGACCGGCTGACGGTCAAGGCCAGCTCCAAGCAGCGGCTCACCGACTCGGTGGAGACCGCGCTGAACCTGGCAGACGGCATCGTGGTGCTCGAGTTCGTCGACCGCGAGGACGACCATCCGCACCGTGAGCAGCGCTTCTCCGAGAAGCTGGCCTGCCCGAACGGTCACCCGCTGGCCGTCGACGATCTCGAACCCCGGTCGTTCTCGTTCAACTCGCCCTACGGCGCCTGCCCGGAGTGCACGGGCCTGGGCATCCGCAAGGAGGTCGACCCCGAACTGGTCGTGCCCGACCCGGACCTGACGCTGGCCGGCGGCGCCATCGCGCCGTGGGCTGTCGGGCAGAGTGCCGAGTACTTCACCCGGATGCTGTCCGGGCTGGGTGATCAGCTCGGGTTCGACATCGACACCCCGTGGAGGAAGCTGCCGGCCAAGGCGCGCAAGGCGATTCTGGAAGGCTCCGACCACCAGGTCCACGTCCGCTACAAGAACCGCTACGGCCGCACCCGGTCCTATTACGCCGATTTCGAGGGCGTGATGGCGTTCCTGCAGCGCCGGATGGAGCAGACCGACTCGGAGCAGATGAAGGAACGCTACGAGGGCTTCATGCGCGACATCCCGTGCCCGGAGTGCAACGGCACGCGGCTCAAGCCCGAGATCCTGGCGGTGACGATGTCCGCGGGGGACCACGGCGCGAAGTCCATCGCCGAGGTGGCCGAGCTGTCGATCGCCGACTGCGCTGATTTCCTGAACGACCTGACTCTGGGCACCCGTGAGCAGGCCATCGCCGGGCAGGTGCTCAAGGAGATCCAGTCGCGGCTCGGGTTCCTGCTCGACGTCGGGCTGGACTACCTGTCGCTGTCGCGGGCCGCCGCCACGCTGTCCGGTGGTGAGGCCCAGCGCATCCGGTTGGCCACCCAGATCGGCTCGGGGCTGGTCGGCGTGCTGTACGTGCTCGACGAGCCGTCCATCGGCCTGCACCAGCGGGACAACCGCAGGCTGATCGACACCCTCGTGCGGTTGCGCGACCTGGGCAACACTCTGATCGTCGTCGAACACGACCTGGACACCATCGCGCATGCCGACTGGGTCGTCGACATCGGCCCGGCGGCCGGAGAGCACGGCGGCCAGATCGTGCACAGCGGTACCTATCAGGATCTGCTGACCAATCCCGAATCCATCACCGGCGCTTACCTTTCCGGTAAGGAGAGCATCGAGGTCCCCGCCATCCGGCGGCCCACCGACAAGCGTCGTCAGGTCACCGTGGTCGGCGCGCGGGAGAACAACCTCAAGGAGATCGACGTCGCGTTCCCGCTGGGCGTGCTGACGTCGGTCACCGGGGTGTCCGGTTCGGGCAAGTCGACGCTGGTCAACGACATCCTGGCTTCGGTGATGGCCAACAAGCTCAACGGTGCCCGGCAGGTGCCCGGCCGGCACACCAGGGTCAACGGACTCGACCAGCTGGACAAGCTGGTTCGCGTCGACCAGTCGCCGATCGGCCGCACACCGCGGTCGAACCCGGCCACCTACACCGGGGTGTTCGACAAGATCCGGTCACTGTTCGCCGCCACCACCGAGGCCAAGGTCCGCGGTTACCAGCCCGGCCGGTTCTCGTTCAACGTCAAGGGCGGCCGGTGTGAGGCCTGCTCGGGTGACGGCACCATCAAGATCGAGATGAACTTCCTGCCCGACGTCTATGTGCCGTGCGAGGTCTGCCAGGGCGCCCGGTACAACCGGGAGACCCTTGAGGTGCATTACAAGGGCAAGACCATCGCCGAGGTGCTGGACCTGTCGATCGAGGAGGCCGCCGAGTTCTTCGAGCCGATCAGCTCGATCCACCGCTACCTCAAGACCCTCGTCGACGTCGGGCTGGGGTACGTGCGGTTGGGGCAGCCGGCGCCGACGCTGTCCGGCGGCGAGGCCCAACGCGTCAAGCTGGCCGCCGAACTGCAGAAGCGCTCCACCGGGCGCACCGTCTACATTCTCGACGAGCCCACCACCGGTCTGCACTTCGAGGACATCCGCAAGCTGCTCAAGGTGATCAACGGCCTTGTCGACAAAGGCAATACGGTGATCGTCATCGAGCACAACCTCGACGTGATCAAGACCTCGGACTGGATCGTGGACATGGGTCCCGAGGGCGGGGCCGGCGGTGGGACGGTCGTCGCGCAGGGCACGCCCGAGGATGTGGCGGCGAACCCGGACAGCTACACCGGCCAGTTCCTCGCCGAGCTGGTCGAGGTGCCCGCTCCGAAACCCAAGCGGCGCAAGGTCAGTGCCTGA
- a CDS encoding ATP-binding cassette domain-containing protein — protein MGHVEVAHISHTLPDGRQLLDDVSFRIADGTTAALVGPNGAGKTTLLRLISNDLVPQQGTVAHSGGLGVMRQFIGGIRDSTSVHELLLSVAPPRLRAAAVDVDAAELVLMERDDESSQMRYANALAGWGDAGGYDAEILWDACCIAALGMSYESCRWRLVNTLSGGEQKRLVLEALLRGPDEVLLLDEPDNYLDVPGKQWLEQRLGETTKTILMVTHDRELLNRTAERIVTVESRHVWIHGGGFGSYAQARRDRNERLEELRRRWDEEHAKLKTLVVELRQKAAYNDGMASRYQAALTRLRKFEEAGPPEVPPRDQDIKMRLRGGRTGRRAVICNDLELTGLMQPFDLEIFYGERVAVLGSNGSGKSHFLRLLTAVADELPRGAVAAEPVAHSGLARLGARVSPGLFAQTHARPDLAGRTPCEIVMVEHARLRTEAMSALARYELQACAEQPFETLSGGQQARLQILLLELGGATLLLLDEPTDNLDLASAEALQDGLAAYAGTVVAVTHDRWFARSFDRFLVFGADGFVYESTDPVWDESRVVRTRR, from the coding sequence ATGGGCCACGTTGAGGTCGCACACATCAGCCATACGCTGCCGGATGGTCGGCAGCTGCTCGACGATGTCTCGTTCCGGATCGCCGACGGAACGACGGCGGCACTTGTCGGTCCCAACGGCGCCGGTAAAACCACACTGCTGCGGCTGATCTCCAACGATCTGGTACCCCAGCAGGGCACGGTCGCGCACAGTGGTGGCCTGGGAGTGATGCGCCAATTCATCGGAGGTATCCGCGATTCGACGTCGGTCCACGAACTGCTGTTGTCGGTGGCACCGCCTCGCTTGCGTGCCGCCGCGGTCGACGTGGATGCGGCCGAGCTCGTCCTGATGGAGCGTGACGACGAATCCAGCCAGATGCGCTATGCCAACGCGCTCGCGGGCTGGGGCGATGCCGGGGGTTACGACGCCGAAATCCTCTGGGACGCCTGCTGCATCGCCGCGCTCGGAATGTCCTACGAGTCCTGTCGCTGGCGCCTGGTGAACACGCTGTCGGGTGGCGAACAGAAACGACTGGTGCTCGAGGCGCTGCTCCGCGGACCCGACGAGGTGTTGCTGCTGGACGAGCCGGACAACTATCTCGACGTGCCGGGCAAGCAGTGGCTGGAGCAGCGACTGGGGGAGACGACCAAGACGATCCTGATGGTCACACATGACCGGGAACTGCTCAACCGCACCGCGGAACGGATCGTCACGGTCGAATCGCGGCATGTCTGGATCCACGGCGGCGGGTTCGGCAGTTATGCGCAGGCCCGCCGGGACCGCAACGAACGCCTCGAAGAACTCCGACGACGATGGGATGAGGAGCACGCCAAGCTGAAGACGCTCGTCGTCGAGCTGCGGCAGAAGGCCGCGTACAACGACGGTATGGCGTCGCGATATCAGGCCGCGTTGACCCGGCTGCGCAAGTTCGAAGAGGCCGGACCTCCCGAGGTGCCGCCGCGTGACCAGGACATCAAGATGCGATTGCGGGGCGGCCGCACCGGTAGACGCGCGGTGATCTGCAATGACCTCGAACTCACTGGTCTGATGCAGCCGTTCGACCTGGAGATTTTTTACGGTGAGCGCGTTGCGGTGCTGGGTTCCAATGGTTCCGGCAAATCGCACTTCCTGCGACTGTTGACCGCGGTGGCCGACGAGTTGCCCCGTGGGGCAGTCGCCGCCGAGCCTGTGGCACACAGTGGTCTCGCGCGACTCGGTGCCAGGGTGTCGCCGGGACTGTTCGCTCAAACCCACGCACGCCCGGATCTCGCCGGTCGAACACCGTGCGAGATCGTGATGGTCGAACACGCCAGGCTGCGCACCGAAGCGATGAGCGCGTTGGCTCGCTACGAGCTGCAGGCCTGCGCGGAACAGCCTTTCGAAACACTTTCGGGAGGCCAGCAGGCCCGGTTGCAGATCCTGCTACTCGAACTCGGCGGCGCGACACTACTGCTGCTCGACGAACCGACAGACAACCTCGATCTCGCCAGCGCCGAAGCGCTACAGGACGGGCTTGCCGCCTATGCGGGTACGGTGGTCGCGGTCACCCATGACCGTTGGTTTGCCCGATCATTCGACCGCTTCCTGGTGTTCGGAGCCGATGGCTTCGTCTATGAATCGACCGACCCGGTATGGGACGAGTCGCGGGTGGTACGCACGCGGCGTTAG
- a CDS encoding winged helix DNA-binding domain-containing protein gives MRTFTFAERRARLARRHFLSRPASSVADTAGSFVGLHATDPCTPYFSLWARLPGFTIDDLDRELYERRTVLKHLAMRRTLWVVRAGDLSLVQAGASDRVAGNEQRKLVGDVEKAGVAADGGRWLDTACHAVLAHLREHGPTPAAQLRAALPELAGSFDPAPGKRWGGETPLSPRVLTVLGVRGEIVRGPNDGTWTTSRPRWAIASEWLGASAPPAEPDRARAELVRTWLRTFGPATVTDIKWWFGNTLTWARHALRDIDAVEVDLDGVAGYVLPDDLEVEPEPEPWAALLPGLDVTTMGWFDRDWYLGGHRPHVFDTNGNGGPTAWWNGRIVGGWGQDADGRIELHLLEEIGRDGTRALRRRADALTEWLAGVRTKPRFPSPLSKR, from the coding sequence GTGCGGACGTTCACATTCGCCGAGCGCCGGGCTCGGCTGGCCCGGCGTCACTTCCTGAGCCGGCCGGCCTCGTCGGTCGCCGACACCGCGGGCTCCTTCGTCGGTCTGCATGCGACCGATCCCTGCACTCCCTATTTCTCCCTGTGGGCGCGGCTGCCCGGCTTCACCATCGATGATCTGGACCGCGAACTGTACGAGCGGCGCACCGTGCTCAAACACCTCGCGATGCGCCGCACACTGTGGGTCGTGCGCGCCGGCGACCTGTCGCTGGTCCAGGCCGGCGCCAGTGACCGGGTGGCAGGCAACGAACAGCGGAAGCTCGTCGGCGATGTCGAGAAGGCTGGTGTGGCCGCTGACGGGGGCCGGTGGCTCGACACCGCGTGTCATGCGGTGCTGGCCCATCTACGGGAGCACGGCCCTACCCCTGCGGCACAACTGCGCGCCGCCCTGCCCGAACTCGCCGGCAGCTTCGACCCGGCGCCGGGAAAGCGCTGGGGCGGTGAGACTCCGCTTTCCCCAAGGGTTTTGACGGTGCTCGGAGTGCGTGGCGAGATCGTGCGGGGCCCCAACGACGGCACCTGGACCACCTCGCGACCACGGTGGGCCATCGCGTCCGAGTGGCTCGGGGCTTCGGCGCCCCCGGCCGAACCCGACCGTGCCCGTGCCGAACTGGTGCGGACCTGGCTGCGGACGTTCGGTCCGGCCACGGTCACCGACATCAAGTGGTGGTTTGGCAACACCTTGACCTGGGCCCGCCACGCGCTGCGCGATATCGACGCCGTCGAGGTGGACTTGGACGGAGTAGCCGGGTACGTCCTGCCCGACGATCTCGAGGTCGAACCGGAGCCCGAGCCGTGGGCAGCCCTGCTGCCCGGTCTGGATGTCACCACGATGGGCTGGTTCGACCGCGACTGGTACCTCGGCGGGCATCGCCCCCACGTGTTCGACACCAACGGCAACGGCGGGCCCACAGCGTGGTGGAACGGCCGGATCGTGGGCGGCTGGGGTCAGGATGCCGACGGTCGCATCGAGTTGCACCTGCTCGAGGAGATCGGCCGCGACGGCACCCGCGCGTTGCGGCGGCGGGCCGACGCGCTGACCGAATGGCTGGCCGGTGTGCGCACCAAACCCAGGTTCCCGTCACCGCTTTCCAAGCGCTGA
- a CDS encoding lipoprotein LpqH, with product MNRVIAGAMGLLATGAVLVGCSNDKPADKPADKPAASATDTKVSSGSNAQVKVDGSELAGLDLNSVTCVKQGGKINVASAAIGGQQGLGVVMTDEATPKVESLGLVYDGSALAVSEAMGVKVGSAEVKVDGDTYTITGEASGADMKNPMAGMINKPFTITVSCS from the coding sequence ATGAATCGAGTTATCGCAGGCGCCATGGGACTGCTCGCGACCGGTGCGGTGCTGGTGGGCTGCTCGAACGACAAGCCGGCCGACAAGCCCGCGGACAAGCCGGCCGCGTCGGCGACCGACACCAAGGTCAGCTCCGGGAGCAATGCCCAGGTCAAGGTCGATGGATCGGAACTGGCGGGGCTCGACCTGAACTCGGTCACCTGTGTCAAGCAGGGCGGCAAGATCAACGTGGCCAGCGCCGCGATCGGCGGCCAGCAGGGCCTGGGCGTGGTGATGACCGACGAGGCCACACCGAAGGTCGAGTCGCTCGGACTGGTCTACGACGGCAGCGCACTGGCCGTCAGCGAGGCGATGGGTGTCAAGGTCGGCTCGGCCGAGGTCAAGGTCGACGGGGACACCTACACCATCACCGGTGAAGCGTCGGGCGCCGACATGAAGAACCCGATGGCCGGGATGATCAACAAGCCGTTCACCATCACGGTGTCCTGCAGCTGA
- a CDS encoding CHAT domain-containing protein — MTDTLVLRFADVGIATYASLRVVGEPQRSVTWVIEEPHMQAVEAVLNPALPDPIGTETHGDAIERAVTTGAFATAAAERDLALLLGSHLIGIAGWQLLADCVADVRPVLFVTPSPRLGRVPWAQLAMPGPDGYRLMELVDVLMAVPPNIVHAPRTPVPWQDRLGRPPVLVLDPRIPGQRPDSALGSVLGRPSPQTPLSEHFGELVAGHAVLPKVAETVELFRRTDTDRRWLADACAQDPSRLLYVGHASAADGATGHADRAALHLAEGRPLTAGEMIAARLRIPPRVALLACASGGDYRFDEAAGLVAAMILGGAQLVTATLWSLPTAAGFRQFGNAPEADPMADTIVGVDLAHRDENAGLAVNRWQRAMMRRWRDGDITATPLHWAAMATFTVDGAR; from the coding sequence ATGACCGACACTCTGGTATTGCGGTTCGCCGATGTCGGCATCGCGACCTATGCGAGCCTGCGCGTGGTGGGGGAGCCGCAACGTTCGGTCACCTGGGTGATCGAGGAACCGCACATGCAGGCGGTGGAGGCCGTTCTCAACCCTGCGCTGCCGGACCCGATCGGTACCGAAACCCACGGCGACGCGATTGAACGGGCCGTGACCACAGGCGCGTTCGCCACCGCCGCCGCGGAGCGCGACCTGGCCCTGTTGCTGGGCTCGCACCTGATCGGGATCGCCGGCTGGCAGCTGCTGGCCGACTGCGTCGCCGACGTGCGGCCCGTGCTGTTCGTGACGCCGAGCCCGCGGTTGGGCCGGGTGCCCTGGGCGCAGCTAGCGATGCCGGGTCCCGACGGCTACCGGTTGATGGAGTTGGTGGACGTGCTGATGGCGGTGCCGCCCAACATCGTTCACGCACCGCGCACCCCGGTGCCTTGGCAGGACCGCCTTGGCCGCCCACCGGTGCTGGTGCTGGATCCGCGCATTCCCGGACAGCGGCCGGATTCGGCACTGGGCTCGGTGCTGGGTCGCCCGTCGCCGCAGACTCCGCTGTCGGAGCATTTCGGTGAGCTGGTGGCCGGCCACGCCGTCCTGCCGAAGGTCGCCGAGACCGTCGAGCTGTTCCGTCGCACCGATACCGACCGGCGCTGGTTGGCCGACGCGTGCGCCCAGGACCCGAGCCGGCTGCTCTACGTCGGGCACGCCAGTGCGGCTGACGGTGCCACCGGGCATGCCGACCGTGCGGCGCTGCATCTGGCCGAAGGCCGGCCGCTGACAGCGGGGGAGATGATCGCCGCGCGGCTGCGCATCCCTCCCCGAGTGGCCTTGCTGGCGTGCGCATCCGGGGGTGACTACCGGTTCGACGAGGCGGCCGGGTTGGTCGCCGCCATGATCCTGGGCGGCGCGCAGTTGGTCACCGCGACGCTGTGGTCGCTGCCGACCGCCGCCGGCTTCCGGCAGTTCGGCAATGCACCCGAGGCCGATCCGATGGCGGACACCATCGTCGGGGTGGATCTGGCACATCGCGACGAGAACGCGGGCCTGGCGGTGAACCGCTGGCAGCGCGCCATGATGCGCCGCTGGCGCGATGGTGACATCACCGCCACTCCGCTGCACTGGGCCGCGATGGCCACATTCACCGTCGACGGCGCCCGCTGA
- a CDS encoding alpha/beta hydrolase, with the protein MHGWVPTSIQVITAVVLIAAIGWRTRRWALIWLPLAAVVGGILVAGTNWYIDSEGLAGNPAPRSLWVWIALTGVAVVVMLAGWRGSRWWKRGTAVMAVPLTLLCTALALNLWVGYFPWVQTAWNQLTAGPLPDQTDEVTVAAMQRQGTIPAKGSVVPVEIPNTASGFRHRGEYVYLPPAWFATNPAPQLPTVMMIGGEFNTPADWMRAGNVIKTMDDFAAAHHGYAPVMVFVDPGGTFNNDTECVNGKRGNSADHLTKDVVPYMNSHYGVKPAAANWGIVGWSMGGTCAVDLAVMHPELFSSFVDIAGDIGPNSGTKAQTVDRLFGGSSAAWDAFDPSTVINRHGQYDQTAGWFDVNDTSTAGKPAGRANDQAKAANALCALGSKHGISCAVVTHQGTHDWPFASHAFTAALPWLAGVLDTPQVPAIGLPQSSPSAAFIQTAAK; encoded by the coding sequence ATGCACGGCTGGGTTCCGACCAGCATCCAAGTCATCACCGCCGTGGTACTGATCGCCGCAATCGGCTGGCGTACCCGCCGCTGGGCGCTCATCTGGCTGCCGCTGGCCGCCGTGGTGGGCGGCATCTTGGTCGCCGGCACCAACTGGTACATCGATTCCGAGGGGCTGGCGGGCAACCCTGCGCCCCGCTCGCTGTGGGTGTGGATCGCGCTCACCGGCGTCGCGGTCGTGGTCATGCTCGCCGGGTGGCGCGGCAGCCGGTGGTGGAAGCGTGGCACCGCGGTGATGGCGGTACCGCTGACTCTGCTGTGCACGGCACTGGCGCTGAACCTGTGGGTGGGTTACTTCCCGTGGGTACAGACCGCGTGGAACCAGTTGACCGCCGGTCCGCTACCCGATCAGACCGATGAGGTCACGGTGGCCGCGATGCAACGGCAGGGCACCATCCCGGCCAAGGGCAGCGTCGTTCCGGTCGAGATCCCCAACACCGCTTCGGGTTTCCGGCATCGCGGTGAATACGTCTATCTGCCGCCGGCGTGGTTCGCCACCAATCCCGCGCCGCAACTGCCGACGGTCATGATGATCGGCGGCGAGTTCAACACCCCGGCCGACTGGATGCGGGCCGGCAACGTGATCAAGACGATGGACGACTTCGCCGCGGCCCACCACGGGTACGCGCCGGTGATGGTGTTCGTCGACCCGGGCGGTACCTTCAACAACGACACCGAATGTGTCAACGGCAAGCGCGGGAACTCCGCCGACCACCTCACCAAAGACGTTGTGCCCTATATGAACAGCCACTACGGCGTCAAACCGGCCGCCGCCAACTGGGGCATTGTCGGCTGGTCGATGGGCGGCACCTGCGCGGTGGACCTGGCAGTCATGCACCCCGAGTTGTTCAGTTCATTCGTGGACATCGCCGGCGACATCGGTCCGAACTCGGGCACCAAGGCACAAACCGTCGACCGGCTGTTCGGCGGGAGTTCCGCGGCCTGGGACGCCTTTGACCCGAGCACGGTGATCAACCGGCACGGCCAGTACGACCAGACGGCCGGCTGGTTCGACGTCAACGACACGTCAACGGCGGGCAAGCCCGCCGGCCGCGCCAACGATCAGGCCAAGGCGGCCAACGCACTGTGTGCGCTCGGCTCGAAACACGGCATCTCCTGCGCGGTGGTGACCCACCAGGGCACCCACGACTGGCCGTTCGCCAGTCACGCGTTCACCGCGGCGCTGCCGTGGCTGGCCGGCGTCCTCGACACCCCGCAGGTGCCCGCGATCGGACTGCCTCAGTCCTCGCCCTCGGCGGCCTTCATCCAGACCGCCGCCAAGTAG